From the Ensifer adhaerens genome, the window CAACCGGTTCGGCGAGATCGAGCGTGACGATCTTGGTCTTGGTATTGCCGCTGGAGCGAAGCGCGGAAAGCACGCCGTCGGCAGGCTCGGCCCAGGTTACATAGATGCCATCGAGATCGGGGTTCTGAAGCAGCATGGCGCTCGCCAGTTCCTCCGCACGTGCCGGGTCGGAGATGCCCTGTTCGGCAACGATCTTGATATCCGGATAGTCCTTTTCGATCGTCGACTTGAAGGCCTTGTCGCGCTGGTTGGTCACATAGTAGCTGGCATCGTGGAAGATGTAGCCGACCTTGCCCTTGTTGCCGATCGCCTTGGCCAGCGCGTCGGCCGCCTGCTTGCCCATCTGGTAGAGATCGTCGGTGACGATCGAAGCATAATCGGCGCCCTGCTTGTAGCCGCTCGGCAGGTTGGAGAGGAACACCAGCTTGCTGCCATCGGTCACCGCCTGGCGGAATGCCTCGGCCGAGGTCACCGGATCGAGCGGCAGTGCCAGGATGACATTGGGCTTGGCGGCAAGTGCTGTTTCGATGTCGCTGCGTTGGCGCGCCGCATCGAAACCGGCATCCGTCGTTACTGCGATCTCCACGCCGGCACGGGCGAATTCATCCTTGGCGCCGGCCGAAACGGCATTGGTGAAGTCCGACGAGGTGTGCCACAGCAGCGCCGCCTTGTAACCTTTGCCCTTGAGCGCGCCGATATCGGCGTCGGTCAGGGCGACATCGGCACTCGGCGTTGCGCTCTCACCGGACGGACCGACCGTCTGGGCGGAAGCGGCGCCTGCGGCAAGTACGAAACCGCTGACAAGTGCAGCAGCCATCAATTTCTTCAAAAGCATTGTCTCTCTCCCTCTTGTTCAACAGTTCAGTCCACGACGCCGCAATAGCGCGCCATGAAGGCAGCAAAGCCGACGACACCGGCGAGGTATTCCTCCACCTCGACCCGTTCTTCGTAGGTATGGCAGTTGCGGATATCGCCAGGCGCGCAGTAGACGGCAGGTATGCCTAGGCGATTGACGAAAAACGGCGTCTCCGACCAGAAGGGCGCACCTTCGATCACGCCGCGCCCGACCATGGCTTCGGCCATGGCAGTGGACAAAGCGCCGACTTCCGCCGCGGTCTCGTCGATCTCGGCCGCCGTGCCACCGAGCTGATGGTCACGGCCGGCCGGATAGGAAAACTCGACGGCAATCTCAGGGTCGGTGATCGCTGAGCGAACGGCCGCTTCGATCTCGGCCGCCGCCTTGTCCAGAGATTCACCCGGCAAGAGTTTGCGGATCAGCGACAGGGTGCAGCGCTCGGGCACAGCAATATAGCCGCCGCCGGCGAGGCCCGTGATCAACAGGAAACTGCGGCCGATCAGCTTGTGTTCGGCACGGGCGGCAATCTCGTCGGAATGTGCCCAGAGCGCAGACATCGCCGCATGGCTGGCGCGCAGGGCATCCTTGCCGAGTTCGGGAACGCCGAAATAGGCGGATTTGCCCGTTATGGTGATGTCGGTGATGAAAAAGCCGATCTGCGCCGGATAGACCGAAAGCCGGGTCGGCTCGACATAGACGACGAAATCCGGCCGCGCGATCTCGCCCGTTTCGATGCGGGTGACGAGGTCCTTGATGCCTGCCGAAACACCGGTGCCCGGCTGGCCGCTTTCCTCATCGCCGACAAAGGCGAAGGCGATGTCGCCGGCAAGCTTGACGCCTGCCCGATCGAGCAGCGACAGGGCGGAAAGCGAAGAGCATATGCCGGCCTTGAGATCGCCCGAGCCGCGCCCCCAGACCGCGCCGTCGATGATCGGCGCCGCGAAGGGATCCTCCCGCTCGGTGCCCGCCCAATGTTCGCGCCAGCCGTCGACGTGCACGGTATCCGTATGACCGATGAACAGCAGCCGCGGTCCGCTGCCGGTGCCCTTCCGCTCGGCCCAGACATTCGGGCGGCCAGGCCGAAACTCCGCGGTCGTCAACCCATCGAGGCCAAGGCTCTGCATCGCCTCGGCAAGGTACGAGACGACATTGGCTTCATTGCCGGTAATGCTCTCGCGCCCGATCGCGCCGCGGAAAAGCGCAATTGCGGCCTCTTTGTCGAGTGCTTCGCGCAGCCGTTCGACCAGGCCATCCGTCGTCGTCATCACATCGCCTCCCGAAGTGCGTTGACATTGGCCCGCGGCAGGGAGATCCGGCCATCGGGCGCATCGACCCCGAAGAGGGTATTGTGCAATTGGCTCAGTCCGATCGCCGCAGCACCGATGATCGCCGCGCGCGAACCGAGCTCGCCTGTCTCGACGGTGACGGGATAGGGAAAGCACTGCGGCAGGAAGGTCTTCACCCGCTCCAGCATTTCCGGCCGCAAGCCGATCGACCCACCGAGAATGACCTTCTGCGGGTTGGCGATTGCTGCAATCGCAGCAACACCGCGGGCAAGGAATCGCCCGGTCTCATCGAGCACCGACACGGCCGCGGCGTCGCCGGCCTCCGCATTGGCAAAGATCGTGGGCACGGTGACGCTCTTGCCCGAAAGGGCGGCATATCGTTCCGCCATGCCATGTGAGGCAACGGCCCGCTCGAAGGCGCCGGTGCGCAGCGATTCCGCTTCGAACGGATCGGCGCCGAGCGGCAGAAAGCCCATTTCACCCGCCGCGTTGCTGGCGCCGCGCACCAGATGACCGCCGACCATCAGGCCGCTGCCGACACCGGTACCAAGCGCCACATAGGCAAGATTGTCGATCCCCTGCCCCTGCCCCAGCCAGTTCTCACCGAGCACCGCAAGATTGACGTCGTTTTCAAGCATGGCACCGAAGCCGAGCACCTCTTCGAAGGCACCGACGACATCCATCGTATCGAAGCCGGCGATGTTCGGCGCAAGCAGCACGCGGCCGGTTTCGCTGCAGGGCGCGCCGGGTACGCCGACGACGGCGAGACGGATTTTTTCGCGGGCGATCTTCTGGTGCGACGCCGCAGCAAAAGCCATGTCGGCGATCTGCTCGACTACGAAGCGGCCGCCGCGCGGATCGGTCGGCGCCGTGTCTTCGGCAAAGATCTGGCAGGCAAGATCGGTGATCGCCACCCGCACTTTCGTGCCGCCGAGGTCGACGGCGATGATGTAGGCCGCATCGCAGACCAACTCATAGGTGACGGCGGTTCGCCCGACATGGCCGCTGGTGCGTCCCGTCTCCTGAACCCACCCCTCTTCTTCGAGCCCGCGAACGATCTCGGAGATGGTCTGCTTGGAGAGGCCGGTCTGCTTGGAAATCGATGCACGCGATATCGGCCCACCCTGGACGATCGCTTCCATGACGGAACGCTGCGAGAATTTCCGGGAGATGCGCAGGCTGTCGTTCACGGTGGCCCCTTTTAATTCGTTCTGTTACCGAACTTATTAATATCAGCGACCGCTGTCAATCTTACCCGATGGGATTATCTTTCGTGACGGGCCGCCCGCGCGCCCGAGAAACAGAGCGCCGGCAATGGCGCATTCGGATGCATCCGGATTTGCGATATGCTAGAGAAATCCACATTCGCGCCGAATGGCGCTTTCTCTCACGAAATCAGTGGCATGACCGTCCTTACCGCTCTCCCGTCACGATCCGCAGATTGCTCGGCTGCCGTCGTGCAGTTTGATGAGAATGTCGTAGACAGGCTGTAGTCGGAACGTATCACGCCCTAAAATCCGGCATCCAATCCAACTAGGGTCGCAATCAATGGCAGAGTTTCCGCAAAAGGCGAAAGTCGTAATCATCGGGCTGGGTGGCATCGTCGGTGCTTCGATCGCGCATCACCTGATCGAGCGCGGCTGGGATGACATCGTCGGCATCGACAAGTCCGGCGTCCCGACCGATATCGGCTCTACGGCGCACGCCTCGGACTTCTGCTACACCACCAGCCACGACTACCTCTCGGTCTGGACGACGCAATACTCGATCGATTTCTTCGAGAAGATGGGTCACTACGCCCGCATCGGGGGTCTCGAAGTCGCGCGCACCGGCGACGACGTCTGGATGGAAGAGATCAAGCGCAAACTCTCCTCCGCCAAGGCCTTCGGTACCCGCGCCCACTATGTTTCGCCCGCCGAAATCAAGAAGATGTTCCCCTTGATCGAGGAAGATCAGGTCATGGGCGGCATGTTCGATCCGGATGCCGGCCTCGTCATCCCGCGCTCCCAGACGGTAGCCGGAAAGTTGGTCGATGCGGCGGAAAAGTCCGGCAAGCTGCAGGTCTTCGGCAACACGCCGGCACAGTCGCTGATCGTCGAGAATGGCCGCATCAAGGGCGTCGTCACCCATCGCGGCACGATCATGGCCGACCATGTCGTCGTCTGCGCCGGCATCTGGGGCCGCCTGATCGCCGAAATGGTCGGCGAGGACCTCCCGGTCATGCCGGTCGACCATCCACTCACCTTCTTCGGTCCGTACAACGAGTTCGAAGGCACCGGCAAGGAGATCGGCTTCCCGCTGCTGCGCGACCAGGGCAACTCAGCCTACATGCGCGACACGGGCGACCCGAAGACCACCGAAGGCGGCCAGATCGAGTGGGGCTACTACGAGACCACCAATCCGCGCCTCTGCCATCCGCGTAACATCCTCGAAAAGCACGAGGCGCGCCTGTCGCCCTCGCAGCGCGACCTCGATATGGAACAGATCATCGAGCCGCTCGAGCGCGCCATGGAGCTGACGCCGATCCTCGGCGAACTCGGCTACAACGAGGGCCATTCCTTCAACGGCCTTCTGCAGGTTTCGGCCGCCGGCGGTCCCTCCTGTGGCGAGAGCCAGAAGGTGCGCGGCCTCTGGTACTGCGTCGCCATCTGGGTGAAGGACGGCCCCGGCTACGGCAAGCTGATCGCCGACTGGATGACGGACGGCCGCACCGAGATCGACCACGCCTCGATCGACTATTCGCGCTTCTACCCGCACCAGCTTGAGGAAAAGTTCATCGAGGGTCGCTGCTTCGAGGCGGCGCAGAAGATCTACTATCCGGCGGTGCACACCCGCGAGCCCTATGCCAGCGGCCGAAATGTCAAGCGCTCGCCCTTCTACGAGCGCGAGAAGGAGCTCGGCGGCTACTTCATGGAGCTTGGCGGCTGGGAGCGCGCCCATGGCTACGCCGCCAACGAGCATCTGCTCGAAAAATACGGCGACCGCGTACCCGTGCGTGAGAACGAGTGGGACAGCCGCCATTTCTGGCGCGTCTCCAACGCCGAACATCTGGCGATGAGCGAGGATTGCGGCATCGTCAACCTCTCGCACTTCCACATGGTCGACATAGAGGGTCCGGACCATGTCGAACTGCTCGAATGGCTTTGCGCCGCCAAGATCGGCGGTGACGGCAACATCGGCAAGGGCATCTACACCCACTTCCTCGATGACGAAGGCATGGTTCGCGCCGATTTCACCGTCTTCCGCATGGCCGATCGCTGCCGTCTCGTGAACGGCGCCGATGCCGGCCCGCGCGACTTCCAGTACATGCGCCGCGTCGCCGAGGACCGTGGCCTCGACGTCACCATCACCGACGTCTCGGAGAAGTTCATCACCATCGGCATCTGGGGTCCCAACGCTCGCCAGACGCTGAAGAAGGTCGTTGCCGATCCCACCGGTCTCGATATCGAGAACTTCGCCTTCGCCGCGATCAAGCCGATCGAGATCGCCGGAAAGAAGGTCACCGCTTTCCGCATCTCCTATGTCGGCGAGCAGGGCTGGGAACTGCACATGAAGTATGAAGATGGTCTGGCCGTCTGGGACGCGCTGCGCGCCACCGGCGTCATGGCCTTCGGCGTCGAAACCTATGCAAACTCGCGCCGCGTGGAAAAGAGCCTGCGCCTGCAGAACGCCGACCTCCTCACC encodes:
- a CDS encoding substrate-binding domain-containing protein is translated as MLLKKLMAAALVSGFVLAAGAASAQTVGPSGESATPSADVALTDADIGALKGKGYKAALLWHTSSDFTNAVSAGAKDEFARAGVEIAVTTDAGFDAARQRSDIETALAAKPNVILALPLDPVTSAEAFRQAVTDGSKLVFLSNLPSGYKQGADYASIVTDDLYQMGKQAADALAKAIGNKGKVGYIFHDASYYVTNQRDKAFKSTIEKDYPDIKIVAEQGISDPARAEELASAMLLQNPDLDGIYVTWAEPADGVLSALRSSGNTKTKIVTLDLAEPVALDMVKGGNVTALVADKAYELGRAMAAAGLKSLLGQQTPAFVVAPALTVTKENVAEGWKQSLNRDAPQSVLDAAK
- a CDS encoding M20 family metallopeptidase — encoded protein: MTTTDGLVERLREALDKEAAIALFRGAIGRESITGNEANVVSYLAEAMQSLGLDGLTTAEFRPGRPNVWAERKGTGSGPRLLFIGHTDTVHVDGWREHWAGTEREDPFAAPIIDGAVWGRGSGDLKAGICSSLSALSLLDRAGVKLAGDIAFAFVGDEESGQPGTGVSAGIKDLVTRIETGEIARPDFVVYVEPTRLSVYPAQIGFFITDITITGKSAYFGVPELGKDALRASHAAMSALWAHSDEIAARAEHKLIGRSFLLITGLAGGGYIAVPERCTLSLIRKLLPGESLDKAAAEIEAAVRSAITDPEIAVEFSYPAGRDHQLGGTAAEIDETAAEVGALSTAMAEAMVGRGVIEGAPFWSETPFFVNRLGIPAVYCAPGDIRNCHTYEERVEVEEYLAGVVGFAAFMARYCGVVD
- a CDS encoding ROK family transcriptional regulator, giving the protein MNDSLRISRKFSQRSVMEAIVQGGPISRASISKQTGLSKQTISEIVRGLEEEGWVQETGRTSGHVGRTAVTYELVCDAAYIIAVDLGGTKVRVAITDLACQIFAEDTAPTDPRGGRFVVEQIADMAFAAASHQKIAREKIRLAVVGVPGAPCSETGRVLLAPNIAGFDTMDVVGAFEEVLGFGAMLENDVNLAVLGENWLGQGQGIDNLAYVALGTGVGSGLMVGGHLVRGASNAAGEMGFLPLGADPFEAESLRTGAFERAVASHGMAERYAALSGKSVTVPTIFANAEAGDAAAVSVLDETGRFLARGVAAIAAIANPQKVILGGSIGLRPEMLERVKTFLPQCFPYPVTVETGELGSRAAIIGAAAIGLSQLHNTLFGVDAPDGRISLPRANVNALREAM
- a CDS encoding GcvT family protein, with the protein product MAEFPQKAKVVIIGLGGIVGASIAHHLIERGWDDIVGIDKSGVPTDIGSTAHASDFCYTTSHDYLSVWTTQYSIDFFEKMGHYARIGGLEVARTGDDVWMEEIKRKLSSAKAFGTRAHYVSPAEIKKMFPLIEEDQVMGGMFDPDAGLVIPRSQTVAGKLVDAAEKSGKLQVFGNTPAQSLIVENGRIKGVVTHRGTIMADHVVVCAGIWGRLIAEMVGEDLPVMPVDHPLTFFGPYNEFEGTGKEIGFPLLRDQGNSAYMRDTGDPKTTEGGQIEWGYYETTNPRLCHPRNILEKHEARLSPSQRDLDMEQIIEPLERAMELTPILGELGYNEGHSFNGLLQVSAAGGPSCGESQKVRGLWYCVAIWVKDGPGYGKLIADWMTDGRTEIDHASIDYSRFYPHQLEEKFIEGRCFEAAQKIYYPAVHTREPYASGRNVKRSPFYEREKELGGYFMELGGWERAHGYAANEHLLEKYGDRVPVRENEWDSRHFWRVSNAEHLAMSEDCGIVNLSHFHMVDIEGPDHVELLEWLCAAKIGGDGNIGKGIYTHFLDDEGMVRADFTVFRMADRCRLVNGADAGPRDFQYMRRVAEDRGLDVTITDVSEKFITIGIWGPNARQTLKKVVADPTGLDIENFAFAAIKPIEIAGKKVTAFRISYVGEQGWELHMKYEDGLAVWDALRATGVMAFGVETYANSRRVEKSLRLQNADLLTQYNLIEADLARPKVKDVDFRGKAKHLEYKAREHQPAMLCTLVMTENTDRSGVKRYPVGSLPVMDPETGAVLVDELGRRSYTTSIAFGPTIGKNIALAYLPWSHCQVGRKLNVEYFAETYPVEVVGVGYKPIYDPENLKPRT